TTGTCCTGATCTGGAGTCAGTGTCAGCCCCAGCAGGAGCATGAGTTTCTCCCCCAGCCCTGTGGGCCCGACCGGCAGCCGGAGCGTCCAGGAGCAGAGAGGGAAATGGGAGAGGAAGAGAACCCGGACAGCGAGAGCCATGGTCCAAACTGAACAGAAATACTGTCAACAGCTGGAACTAGTCAACACGGTATGTGGCCACAGCACCTCCTATTTATACCGTCtttgtctacgtcccaaatgacatccctattccctatatagtgtactagtTTTGACCTGGACCTatggggctctggtctaaagtagtgaactgtgtatggaatagggtgccattttgggacgcaaCCGTTGTCTGCTGATACAGGAAAGGGGGATATCTAGTcggttgtacaactgaatgcattcaacaaaAATGTCTTCCGCCCCATTgatgttgggggttaactgccttgctcgagggcagaatggcagatttccccccccccccacctttccggctcggggattcgaacaagCGGCCTTTCGGTTGGGGGGGGGGCCACTCGGGAGGTGTTAAAACAATAAGCCAGACAACAGGGTGTCCAAAAGGCCCATGATCATCCCacattggagaggagaggatggaggaaaaCCCATCTGACATTTAGCTCTGTTTTGGTGCTCTCCACTCTGTCTACCATCTACATTGTTCTCTTACATTATGTTAATAGTCTACCGACCTCATATGTATTGAACATTTTAGGCTACGGCCAATAGGGAGGAGGCCATTTGTCATGTGGCCCTGCCGTGTGCTCACTGGGCTGCACTGTTGTGCACCGCCAGACTCCAGTGGTGCACCGCCAGACTCCAGTGGTGCAGTCCAAGTTCAAACACGCTAAAAACCATTGTTTGTGACATCACGATGTCGTCACCATCGACGGTGGCTGTCAAACGTTGTCGATAGACGACGCAATCGTAAAAAATCAGCCAACCCTAGactagggtgccctttgggacgcAGACTAGGGAGTAATTGAGTTGTCAGGTGGTGTAAAATCTCTCCCTAAGATGTTTCAGTTATGTCTCGTGGGAATCCAGTGGAACTAATACAACACCATGCAGCTAGACAGCAGACCGTCTTAGCTATACAAATGGCTAGACGGATACTTCATTtggttttctttctttcttgtctctgtgtgtgtggtacgTCTCTGCGTGTTTGCGGTGTTTTGTATGTGCTCTCTTGCAGTACTTTGTGGAGATTCTGAAGGCCAAAGGCACCCTGAGGCAGGACATTAGAGAAAGCATCTTTAGTTCCATTACAGCCATCCATTCAGTAAACCAGTAAGTATCTCTTTAATAATTAATGACAGAATATTcatgatgggtgtgtgtgtgtgtggggggggtgcttAATAAAGGGAAGTACATTAATTGGCCCCCTCCCTGGCTCTCTCACTAGTAGTTCAGAGTGTTGGTTTGACAGTCCTCAGACAGCCGAGGGCCTTGTCTGGTACAGCCTACACACATCACAATTCCAAATGGAGAAATTCTCCTCAAAGGAAGAAAAACCCAGACCTCGTAGAGTACCCCTGTTCTAGAGTTTTGGTAGTGTTCTGTGTTCCATATTCCAACATCAGGGAATAGAATAGGTTCCAATAGAACCA
Above is a window of Coregonus clupeaformis isolate EN_2021a unplaced genomic scaffold, ASM2061545v1 scaf2367, whole genome shotgun sequence DNA encoding:
- the LOC121561935 gene encoding rho guanine nucleotide exchange factor 39-like encodes the protein MSFSPSPVGPTGSRSVQEQRGKWERKRTRTARAMVQTEQKYCQQLELVNTYFVEILKAKGTLRQDIRESIFSSITAIHSVNQTLLVRLEKGDFGRGFDDFCPHLHHYVTYVDNIQNASKVLALTNYVD